AAATCTACGATTACCTGCGCCTGCTGTACGCACGCGTGGGTATTCCGCGTTGCCCGGACCACGACATTCCCCTGGAAGCCCAGACCGTCAGCCAGATGGTCGACCTGGTGCTGGCCCAGCCGGAAGGGGCCAAGCTGATGCTGCTGGCGCCGGTGATCCGCGAGCGCAAGGGTGAACACCTTTCCGTCTTCGAAGAGCTGCGGGCTCAGGGTTTTGTGCGCGCGCGCATCAACGGCAAGCTCTATGAGCTGGACGAAGCGCCGAAGCTCGACAAACAGAAGAAGCACTCGATTGACGTGGTCGTCGACCGCTTCAAGGTGCGCGCCGACCTGCAACAACGCCTGGCGGAATCCTTCGAAACGGCGTTGAAGCTGGCCGACGGCATCGCCTTGGTGGCGCCGATGGACGACGAGCCGGGCGAAGAGATCATCTTCTCCGCGCGCTTTGCCTGCCCGATCTGCGGCCATGCCATCAGCGAACTGGAACCCAAGCTGTTTTCCTTCAACAACCCGGCCGGCGCCTGCCCGACTTGCGATGGCCTGGGCGTGAAGCAGTTCTTCGACATCAAGCGCCTGGTCAACGGTGACCTGACGCTGGCGGAGGGGGCGATACGCGGCTGGGACCGGCGCAACGTCTACTACTTCCAGATGCTCGGGTCGTTGGCGTCGCACTACAAGTTCAGCCTGGAAGTGCCGTTCAACCAACTGCCGGCGGATCAGCAGAAGGTCATCCTGCACGGCAGCGGTTCGCAAAACGTCGACTTCAAATACCTGAACGACCGTGGCGACATCGTCAAGCGCTCCCACCCGTTCGAGGGCATTGTGCCAAACCTGGAGCGCCGCTACCGCGAGACCGAATCGGCCAGCGTGCGTGAAGAGCTGGCGAAATTCCTCAGCACCCAGCCTTGCCCGGATTGCCGCGGCACTCGCCTGCGTCGTGAGGCGCGGCATGTGTGGGTGGGCGAGAAGACCTTGCCGGCGGTGACCAACCTGCCGATCGGGGATGCCTGCGAGTACTTTGGTGTGCTCAAGCTGACCGGGCGCCGTGGGGAGATCGCCGACAAGATTCTCAAGGAAATTCGCGAGCGATTGCAGTTCCTGGTCAACGTGGGCCTGGACTATCTGTCGTTGGATCGCAGTGCCGATACATTGTCCGGCGGTGAAGCCCAGCGGATTCGCCTGGCCAGCCAGATTGGTGCGGGTCTTGTGGGTGTGTTGTACATCCTCGATGAGCCGTCGATTGGCTTACACCAGCGCGACAATGATCGCCTGCTAGGCACGTTGAAACACCTACGGGACATCGGCAACACGGTTATCGTGGTCGAACACGATGAAGATGCAATCCGCCTGGCGGATTATGTGGTCGATATCGGCCCGGGCGCCGGCGTGCATGGCGGGCACATTGTCGCTGAAGGCACGCCGGCTGAAGTCATGGCGCACCCGGATTCGCTGACCGGTAAGTACTTATCTGGCCGTGTGAAGATCGAGGTGCCGGCCAAACGCACACCGCGTAACAAGAAGCTGGCACTGCACCTCAAGGGCGCACGCGGTAACAACTTGCGCAATGTCGACCTGGAAATCCCACTGGGCTTGCTGACCTGTGTGACGGGTGTTTCCGGCTCGGGGAAATCGACGCTGATCAACAACACGCTGTTCCCCTTGAGTGCCACCGCCCTGAACGGCGCGACCACCTTGGAAGCCGCGGCGCACGACAGCATCAAGGGCCTGGAACATCTGGATAAGGTGGTCGATATCGACCAGAGCCCGATTGGCCGGACGCCACGATCCAACCCGGCGACCTACACCGGTTTGTTTACGCCTATTCGCGAGCTGTTTGCGGGTGTTCCGGAATCCCGCTCACGGGGTTACGGGCCAGGCAGGTTCTCGTTCAACGTCAAGGGCGGGCGCTGTGAAGCGTGCCAGGGCGATGGCTTGATCAAGGTTGAAATGCACTTTCTCCCGGACATCTACGTGCCGTGCGATGTGTGCAAGAGCAAGCGCTACAACCGCGAAACCCTGGAGATCAAATACAAGGGCAAGAGCATCCACGAAACCCTGGAGATGACCATCGAGGAAGCACGGGTGTTCTTCGACG
The genomic region above belongs to Pseudomonas azotoformans and contains:
- the uvrA gene encoding excinuclease ABC subunit UvrA encodes the protein MDKILIRGARTHNLKNIDLTLPRDKLIVITGLSGSGKSSLAFDTLYAEGQRRYVESLSAYARQFLSMMEKPDVDTIEGLSPAISIEQKSTSHNPRSTVGTITEIYDYLRLLYARVGIPRCPDHDIPLEAQTVSQMVDLVLAQPEGAKLMLLAPVIRERKGEHLSVFEELRAQGFVRARINGKLYELDEAPKLDKQKKHSIDVVVDRFKVRADLQQRLAESFETALKLADGIALVAPMDDEPGEEIIFSARFACPICGHAISELEPKLFSFNNPAGACPTCDGLGVKQFFDIKRLVNGDLTLAEGAIRGWDRRNVYYFQMLGSLASHYKFSLEVPFNQLPADQQKVILHGSGSQNVDFKYLNDRGDIVKRSHPFEGIVPNLERRYRETESASVREELAKFLSTQPCPDCRGTRLRREARHVWVGEKTLPAVTNLPIGDACEYFGVLKLTGRRGEIADKILKEIRERLQFLVNVGLDYLSLDRSADTLSGGEAQRIRLASQIGAGLVGVLYILDEPSIGLHQRDNDRLLGTLKHLRDIGNTVIVVEHDEDAIRLADYVVDIGPGAGVHGGHIVAEGTPAEVMAHPDSLTGKYLSGRVKIEVPAKRTPRNKKLALHLKGARGNNLRNVDLEIPLGLLTCVTGVSGSGKSTLINNTLFPLSATALNGATTLEAAAHDSIKGLEHLDKVVDIDQSPIGRTPRSNPATYTGLFTPIRELFAGVPESRSRGYGPGRFSFNVKGGRCEACQGDGLIKVEMHFLPDIYVPCDVCKSKRYNRETLEIKYKGKSIHETLEMTIEEARVFFDAVPALARKLQTLMDVGLSYIKLGQSATTLSGGEAQRVKLSRELSKRDTGKTLYILDEPTTGLHFADIQQLLDVLHRLRDHGNTVVVIEHNLDVIKTADWLVDLGPEGGSKGGQIIAVGTPEQVSEMPQSHTGYYLKPLLERDRA